In Priestia aryabhattai, the DNA window CTTTTGTTCAGCGAGGACAGAAGTGGAAGATAAGATTCGTACGATTTACAAGATTGATATGTATGAAGAGAATAGTCAGCTTGTGTTTAGATTCGTTGGAAGTGGCTTTCTGTATAATATGGTTCGTATTCTTGTTGGAACGCTTTTAGAAGTAGGACAAGGCCGTATTGAACCAGATGCTATAAAAGATATTCTAGAAAGCAAATCACGTCCTCGTGCAGGGAAAACTGCGCCTTCGCAAGGACTATATTTATGGCGCGTTTTCTATGACAACTAAACCTGGTGTAACATTTTCTTGACATTAGTAGCTTAAAGATATAATATATCATATGGTATGTATTTTAACCCCACGGTTAGCCCCGGAAATTAATCGTGTTGAAATAGAAGGTTGAAATAATTTTATAATTGATGATGAAAATTAGGAGGGAAACTCATGCGTACAACTTTCATGGCGAAAGCAAACGAAGTAGAGCGTAAATGGTATGTTGTCGATGCTGAAGGTAAAACTTTAGGTCGTTTAGCAAGTGAAGTAGCATCAATCTTACGCGGTAAACATAAACCAACTTTTACACCACATGTTGATACTGGTGATCACGTGATCCTTATCAATGCGTCAAAAATCGAACTAACAGGTAAAAAATTAACTGATAAAATTTATTACCGTCACAGCATGCACCCAGGTGGTTTGAAACAACGTACAGCATTAGAAATGCGTACTAACTACTCTGAGAAAATGCTTGAATTAGGAATCAAAGGCATGCTTCCAAAAGGTAGCCTAGGCCGTCAAATGTTCAAAAAATTACATGTGTATGCTGGTGACACACATCCACATGAAGCACAAAAACCAGAAGTTTACGAACTTCGCGGATAATTAATAAGAGGAGGTTATTATCTTGGCACAGGTACAATATTACGGAACTGGTCGTCGTAAAAGCTCTGTTGCTCGTGTACGTTTAGTACCAGGTAACGGTCGCGTAACAATCAACGGTCGTGAAATCGAAGAATACATTCCATTTGCTGCACTACGTGAAGTAGTAAAACAACCACTTGCTTTAACTGAAACTGTAGGTAACTATGACGTATTTGTAAACGTTAATGGTGGAGGTTATGCAGGTCAAGCTGGCGCTATTCGTCACGGAATCTCTCGTGCTTTATTAGAAGCAGACCCTGAATACCGTGGAACATTAAAACGTGCTGGTCTATTAACTCGTGACGCTCGTGCGAAAGAACGTAAAAAATACGGTCTTAAAGGCGCTCGTCGTGCACCACAATTCTCAAAACGTTAATTTTATATTACGTTTCAAGCCTTGGTCTTTGGACCAAGGCTTTTTTTATTTGTTGTTTGCGTATGAGACGAACGCTTGTGCAGACAATATGTAAAAAAGGGAGGCGTTATCGTGAACGAGGTTACATATTTAAAAGAAAAACGTTATGAAAAAGAAATGAAATATGAACGCAAAGTCCTAAGAGAACTGTCGTTTGATTTGCTTCAAGAGAGGCTGCGCCGTTATTTTCATCCTATGTTTCAGTGGAATATGCTAGGAGACGACCATGTGGAGGAGTATTGTCTTGATATTGCAATCGAATCATTTTTATTAGGAGCACGGGTGAGTAAATGTGGTAAAGGCTACGAAGATTTTCAGAAGCACAGTAAGCACGAAGAGTCTCTTTTAATTGATACATTATACGGAGCTGTCAGCATGTCTGTAACAGATCTTTATCAAGATGGTCTGTATTATTTGTGTCAAGGATATGTGCAAGACTGGTGGAAAGAAGGTTATCGAACCGCAGAAAAAAGACGTCGGTTACGTTTGCATTAAAAAGTACTCATAATTCCCGTTCTTGTCCCATATAGAAATAAATAGGTGAGGCAAGAAGGGAAGGGATAAAATGTCTAAAGTAAAAATAATGAGCACAATTATAGCGCTTCTCGTTCTTTTTGTCATTGTACAATATCAGATAGATCATAGAACATCATCCGGTTCGCTTTCACTTCCTCTTAGCGGGAAAGTTATTGTACTAGATCCTGGACATGGCGGCGTTGATGGCGGAGCCATAGGAGAGAATGAAGTGCTTGAAAAAGAAATAACTCTTAAAATTTCGTTAATGCTTCGAGACTATCTGCAAGAGCAAGGAGCACTTGTTATTATGACGAGAGAAAAAGACGAAGATCTAGCGGCCAAAGACACAAGAGGATACAGCCGCAGAAAAGTAGAAGACTTAAAAAATCGCTTAACGATGATTAATAAATCGAATGCTGATTTGTACCTAAGTATTCACTTGAATGCTATTCCATCCTCCGCGTGGAGAGGGGCTCAAACTTTCTATTACGGATCCCTAAAAGAAAATGAGCAAGTGGCCAAACTCATTCAACAAGAGCTAAGAAATAATCTGGATAATACGACCCGTGAAGCAAAAGCTATTCAAACTCTTTACCTTCTTAAGCATTCTAGGCCACCCGGTGCTTTGGTTGAAGTAGGGTTCTTATCAAATCCTACAGAACGTAAAATGCTTCAATCGAAACGCTACCAAAAAAAGTTAGCTGAATCTATTTATGAAGGAGTCAGCCGGTACTTTACTGGAGAAAAGCCCAAATAAA includes these proteins:
- the cwlD gene encoding N-acetylmuramoyl-L-alanine amidase CwlD is translated as MSKVKIMSTIIALLVLFVIVQYQIDHRTSSGSLSLPLSGKVIVLDPGHGGVDGGAIGENEVLEKEITLKISLMLRDYLQEQGALVIMTREKDEDLAAKDTRGYSRRKVEDLKNRLTMINKSNADLYLSIHLNAIPSSAWRGAQTFYYGSLKENEQVAKLIQQELRNNLDNTTREAKAIQTLYLLKHSRPPGALVEVGFLSNPTERKMLQSKRYQKKLAESIYEGVSRYFTGEKPK
- the rpsI gene encoding 30S ribosomal protein S9 — its product is MAQVQYYGTGRRKSSVARVRLVPGNGRVTINGREIEEYIPFAALREVVKQPLALTETVGNYDVFVNVNGGGYAGQAGAIRHGISRALLEADPEYRGTLKRAGLLTRDARAKERKKYGLKGARRAPQFSKR
- a CDS encoding DUF2521 family protein encodes the protein MNEVTYLKEKRYEKEMKYERKVLRELSFDLLQERLRRYFHPMFQWNMLGDDHVEEYCLDIAIESFLLGARVSKCGKGYEDFQKHSKHEESLLIDTLYGAVSMSVTDLYQDGLYYLCQGYVQDWWKEGYRTAEKRRRLRLH
- the rplM gene encoding 50S ribosomal protein L13, coding for MRTTFMAKANEVERKWYVVDAEGKTLGRLASEVASILRGKHKPTFTPHVDTGDHVILINASKIELTGKKLTDKIYYRHSMHPGGLKQRTALEMRTNYSEKMLELGIKGMLPKGSLGRQMFKKLHVYAGDTHPHEAQKPEVYELRG